One stretch of Pseudomonas fluorescens Q2-87 DNA includes these proteins:
- the hslO gene encoding Hsp33 family molecular chaperone HslO — protein MTDLPDTDYTQRFIFDDSDARGELVALERSYAEVLAKHPYPEPVAQMLGELMAAAALLVGTLKFDGLLILQARSEGPVPLLMIECSSEREIRGLARYDAEQIAPDATLADMMPNGVLALTVDPTQGQRYQGIVDLDGASLSECFTNYFVMSQQTNTRFWLYADGRRARGLLLQQLPADRIRDPEERDASWQHVTALASTLSADELLGLDNETVLHRLYHEEQVRLFDGQPLRFQCSCSRERSGNALVSLGLEDAQQLVIEHGGAIEVDCQFCNERYLFDAADIAQLFAGAGVDTPSDTRH, from the coding sequence ATGACTGATTTACCGGATACCGACTACACCCAGCGTTTCATCTTCGATGACAGCGACGCCCGCGGCGAGCTGGTGGCGTTGGAGCGTAGCTACGCCGAAGTCCTCGCCAAGCATCCATATCCGGAGCCGGTCGCGCAGATGCTCGGCGAACTGATGGCCGCCGCGGCGCTGCTGGTCGGCACCTTGAAGTTCGATGGCTTGCTGATCCTCCAGGCCCGCTCCGAAGGCCCGGTGCCGCTGCTGATGATCGAGTGCTCCAGTGAGCGCGAGATCCGTGGCCTGGCCCGTTATGACGCCGAACAGATCGCCCCCGACGCGACACTGGCCGACATGATGCCCAATGGTGTGCTGGCCCTCACAGTCGACCCGACCCAGGGGCAGCGCTATCAGGGCATCGTCGATCTGGACGGTGCGAGCTTGTCCGAATGCTTCACCAACTACTTCGTCATGTCCCAACAAACCAATACGCGTTTCTGGCTCTATGCCGACGGTCGGCGCGCACGCGGTCTGCTGTTGCAGCAATTGCCTGCCGATCGCATTCGTGACCCGGAAGAGCGCGATGCCAGTTGGCAGCACGTCACCGCCCTGGCCAGCACCTTGAGCGCCGATGAACTGCTGGGCCTGGACAACGAAACCGTGCTGCATCGTCTTTATCACGAAGAGCAGGTGCGCCTGTTCGACGGCCAGCCGTTGCGCTTCCAATGCAGTTGCTCCCGTGAACGTTCCGGCAATGCGCTGGTCAGTCTGGGTCTGGAAGATGCGCAGCAACTGGTGATCGAACATGGCGGGGCCATCGAGGTGGATTGCCAGTTCTGCAACGAGCGCTACCTGTTCGACGCGGCGGACATTGCACAATTGTTCGCGGGTGCGGGTGTCGACACACCGTCAGATACCCGTCACTAA
- a CDS encoding RNA-binding S4 domain-containing protein, translated as MTQKKEEDDKVRLDKWLWAARFYKTRALAKAAIESGKVHHRGERCKPGKEPRVGDEFVIRTGFDEKTVVVEALSIVRRGAPQAQALYRETDASIAKREAAAAQRKAGALGVSTDGKPSKKQRRDLFRFHGSNSE; from the coding sequence GTGACACAAAAAAAGGAAGAGGACGACAAGGTCCGTCTCGATAAATGGCTGTGGGCGGCGCGATTCTATAAGACGCGGGCCCTCGCCAAGGCCGCTATCGAAAGCGGCAAGGTTCATCACCGGGGTGAACGTTGCAAACCGGGTAAAGAGCCGCGTGTCGGCGATGAGTTTGTCATTCGCACCGGGTTCGATGAAAAAACCGTGGTGGTGGAGGCCCTGTCGATCGTACGGCGCGGCGCGCCGCAAGCGCAGGCGCTCTATCGTGAAACGGATGCCAGCATTGCCAAGCGCGAAGCCGCGGCAGCTCAACGCAAGGCCGGCGCCCTGGGTGTCAGCACCGATGGCAAGCCGAGCAAGAAACAGCGCCGGGATTTGTTCAGGTTCCATGGCAGCAACAGCGAATAA
- a CDS encoding ATP-dependent zinc protease family protein: MTVVGLREWVALPDLGVAGLRAKIDTGASTSSLHATDIEPFERDGEKWVRFTAHLGTVVQLRHRRCEAPLVARKTIKSSNGHAQVRYVISTTLALGDRIWRVEFTLACRKSMRYRLLLGSKALIDGQLVVNPGTKYVQDKPAFPVSTLSATGVA; the protein is encoded by the coding sequence TTGACCGTTGTCGGCCTGCGCGAGTGGGTAGCGCTCCCTGATTTGGGAGTCGCGGGCCTGCGGGCAAAAATCGACACCGGGGCCAGCACCTCCAGCTTGCACGCTACCGACATCGAGCCATTCGAGCGCGACGGCGAAAAATGGGTGCGCTTCACCGCGCACCTCGGCACGGTGGTGCAACTGCGTCATCGCCGCTGCGAAGCCCCCTTGGTGGCGCGCAAGACGATAAAGAGTTCCAACGGCCACGCTCAGGTCCGCTACGTGATCAGTACCACGTTGGCGCTGGGTGATCGGATCTGGCGAGTGGAGTTCACCCTCGCCTGCCGCAAGTCCATGCGATATCGCCTGTTATTGGGTTCCAAAGCCTTGATCGACGGCCAGTTGGTGGTCAATCCGGGTACCAAATACGTTCAGGACAAACCGGCATTCCCGGTGTCCACTCTCTCTGCCACAGGTGTTGCATGA
- the rimK gene encoding 30S ribosomal protein S6--L-glutamate ligase yields the protein MKIAVLSRNPRLYSTRRLVEAGTERGHEMVVIDTLRAYMNIASHKPQIHYRGKPLEGFDAVIPRIGASVTFYGCAVLRQFEMMGVFPLNESVAIARSRDKLRSLQLLSRRGIGLPVTGFAHSPDDIPDLIAMVNGAPLVIKVLEGTQGIGVVLCETATAAESVIEAFMGLKQNIMVQEYIKEAGGADIRCFVVGDKVIASMKRQARPGEFRSNLHRGGSASLIKITPEERMTALRAAKVMGLAVAGVDILRSNHGPLVMEVNSSPGLEGIETTTSKNVAGIIIEHLEKNGGPNMTRTKGKG from the coding sequence ATGAAGATCGCTGTGCTGTCGCGTAACCCGCGTCTGTATTCCACCCGTCGCCTGGTCGAAGCCGGGACCGAACGGGGCCATGAAATGGTGGTGATCGATACCCTGCGCGCCTATATGAACATCGCCAGCCACAAGCCGCAGATTCATTACCGTGGCAAACCGCTGGAAGGGTTCGATGCAGTGATCCCGCGCATCGGCGCATCGGTGACGTTCTATGGCTGCGCCGTGTTGCGCCAGTTTGAAATGATGGGGGTGTTTCCCCTCAACGAATCCGTGGCCATCGCCCGCTCCCGGGACAAGCTGCGCTCCCTGCAGTTGCTGTCGCGGCGCGGTATCGGCCTGCCGGTAACCGGCTTCGCCCACTCGCCGGATGACATTCCCGACTTGATCGCCATGGTCAACGGCGCGCCATTGGTGATCAAGGTGCTGGAAGGCACCCAGGGCATCGGCGTAGTCCTGTGTGAAACCGCAACCGCGGCCGAATCGGTGATCGAAGCGTTCATGGGCCTGAAGCAGAACATCATGGTGCAGGAGTACATCAAGGAAGCCGGCGGCGCGGACATTCGCTGCTTCGTGGTCGGTGACAAAGTGATTGCCTCGATGAAACGCCAGGCGCGGCCTGGTGAGTTTCGCTCCAACCTGCACCGCGGCGGCAGTGCCAGCTTGATCAAGATCACACCGGAAGAACGCATGACAGCCCTGCGCGCCGCCAAGGTCATGGGCCTGGCCGTGGCCGGCGTCGACATCCTGCGCTCCAATCACGGGCCACTGGTGATGGAGGTGAATTCCTCGCCAGGCCTGGAAGGAATCGAAACCACCACCAGCAAGAACGTGGCAGGAATCATCATCGAACACTTGGAAAAGAATGGCGGGCCAAACATGACCCGGACCAAGGGCAAGGGCTGA
- a CDS encoding ATP-binding protein, which translates to MKTPVWFPQSFFSRTLWLVLIVVLFSKALTLVYLLMNEDVLVDRQYSHGVALTLRAYWAADETNRAKIAEAATLIRVVGAGVPEGEQHWPYSEIYQRQMQAELGADTEVRLRMHSPPALWVRAPSLGDGWLKVPLYPHPLRGQKIWNVLGWFLAIGLLSTASAWIFVSQLNQPLKRLVYAARQLGQGRSVRLPVSDTPSEMTEVYRAFNQMAEDVEQAGRERELMLAGVSHDLRTPLTRLRLSLELMGEHTDLTDEMVRDIEDMDAILDQFLAFIRDGRDESVEEVDLSELVREVAAPYNQNDEKVHLRLEPIQPFPLRRVSMKRLLNNLIGNALNHAGTGVEVAAYVSGDTSAPYVVLSVMDRGAGIDPSELEAIFNPFTRGDRARGGKGTGLGLAIVKRIASMHGGNVELRNRVGGGLEARVRLPLGLMLPRDAV; encoded by the coding sequence ATGAAAACCCCGGTTTGGTTCCCCCAGAGCTTCTTTTCCCGCACCCTCTGGCTGGTGCTCATTGTCGTGCTCTTCTCCAAGGCACTGACCCTGGTGTACCTGCTGATGAACGAGGATGTGCTCGTTGATCGGCAATACAGCCACGGCGTTGCCCTGACACTAAGGGCTTACTGGGCGGCGGACGAGACCAACCGGGCGAAGATCGCTGAAGCGGCGACACTGATCCGGGTCGTCGGTGCAGGTGTGCCGGAAGGCGAACAACACTGGCCCTACAGCGAAATCTATCAGCGGCAGATGCAGGCCGAACTCGGCGCCGATACCGAGGTGCGACTGCGCATGCATTCGCCACCGGCGTTGTGGGTGCGGGCGCCAAGCCTGGGCGATGGTTGGCTGAAAGTGCCGTTGTACCCTCATCCGCTGCGTGGCCAGAAGATCTGGAACGTGCTCGGTTGGTTCCTGGCCATCGGCCTGCTGTCGACGGCTTCGGCGTGGATCTTCGTCAGTCAGCTCAACCAACCCTTGAAACGCCTGGTCTATGCCGCCCGCCAACTGGGCCAAGGGCGCAGCGTACGACTGCCCGTCAGCGATACACCCAGCGAAATGACCGAGGTCTATCGCGCCTTCAACCAGATGGCCGAGGACGTCGAACAAGCCGGGCGGGAGCGCGAATTGATGCTGGCCGGCGTTTCCCACGACCTGCGTACGCCGCTGACCCGGCTGCGGCTGTCGCTGGAATTGATGGGCGAGCACACCGACCTGACCGATGAAATGGTCCGCGACATTGAAGACATGGATGCGATTCTCGACCAGTTCCTGGCGTTCATTCGTGACGGTCGCGACGAGTCCGTGGAAGAAGTGGACCTCAGCGAGCTGGTGCGGGAAGTGGCCGCGCCCTATAACCAGAACGATGAGAAAGTGCACCTGCGCCTGGAGCCTATCCAGCCGTTCCCGCTGCGCCGGGTGTCGATGAAACGCTTGCTGAATAACCTGATCGGTAATGCCTTGAACCATGCCGGTACTGGCGTGGAGGTGGCGGCTTATGTCTCCGGTGATACCAGCGCGCCCTATGTGGTGCTGAGCGTCATGGACCGTGGCGCCGGCATCGATCCGTCGGAATTGGAAGCCATTTTCAACCCCTTCACCCGAGGCGACCGTGCCCGGGGCGGGAAGGGCACGGGGCTGGGCCTGGCCATCGTCAAGCGCATAGCCTCGATGCACGGCGGTAACGTCGAACTGCGCAATCGCGTGGGTGGCGGGCTGGAAGCGCGGGTGCGGTTGCCGTTGGGGCTGATGTTGCCAAGGGATGCGGTTTAG
- the ompR gene encoding two-component system response regulator OmpR yields the protein MSSTAQTAEGEKILIVDDDPGLSSLLERFFVSKGYRARTVPNTEQMDRLLAREVFNLVVLDLMLPGEDGLTACRRLRGANNQIPIIMLTAKGDELSRIKGLELGADDYLAKPFNPDELMARVKAVLRRQSAPVPGAPGSEDESVTFGDYELSLATRELKRGNEIHMLTTGEFAVLKALVMNARQPLTRDKLMNLARGREWDALERSIDVQISRLRRMIEPDPSKPRYIQTVWGVGYVFVPDGAASK from the coding sequence ATGAGCAGCACAGCACAAACTGCTGAAGGCGAAAAAATTCTTATCGTTGACGACGATCCAGGGCTGAGCAGCCTGCTGGAGCGTTTTTTCGTCAGCAAGGGCTATCGCGCCCGCACCGTACCGAACACCGAACAGATGGACCGGTTGCTGGCCCGCGAGGTTTTCAACCTGGTGGTGCTCGACTTGATGCTGCCTGGTGAAGACGGCCTGACCGCCTGCCGCCGCCTGCGTGGCGCCAACAACCAGATCCCGATCATCATGCTCACCGCCAAGGGCGACGAGCTGAGCCGTATCAAGGGGCTTGAACTGGGCGCCGACGATTACCTGGCCAAGCCGTTCAACCCGGACGAGCTCATGGCCCGCGTCAAGGCCGTGCTGCGCCGTCAATCGGCACCGGTGCCTGGTGCGCCGGGCAGCGAAGACGAGAGCGTGACCTTCGGCGACTATGAGCTGTCCCTGGCGACCCGCGAGCTCAAGCGCGGCAACGAGATCCACATGCTCACCACCGGCGAGTTCGCGGTGCTCAAGGCCTTGGTGATGAATGCTCGCCAGCCGCTGACCCGCGACAAGTTGATGAACCTGGCTCGCGGTCGCGAGTGGGATGCGCTGGAGCGTTCCATCGACGTGCAGATTTCCCGGTTGCGCCGGATGATCGAGCCCGACCCCTCCAAGCCACGGTATATCCAGACGGTGTGGGGCGTGGGTTATGTATTCGTGCCGGATGGCGCCGCCAGCAAATGA
- a CDS encoding Tex family protein gives MDSINSRIAEELGVRPQQVEAAVALLDEGSTVPFIARYRKEVTGSLDDTQLRHLEERLRYLRELDERRISILASIQEQGKLTPQLERDIKLADTKTRLEDLYLPYKQKRRTKGQIALEAGLGDLADGLFNDPTLAPETEAARFVNAEKGVADIKAALEGAKYILMERFAEDANLLEKLRNFLKQEAILSARVIAGKEEEGAKFRDYFEHDEPLKSMPSHRALAIFRGRNEGILSSALKVGEELPGTMHPCEGMIGQQFGIQNQNRPADKWLAEVVRWTWKVKLYTHLETDLLGELRDGAETEAINVFAHNLHDLLLAAPAGPRATLGLDPGLRTGCKVAVVDSTGKLLDHATVYPHVPHNKWDQTLAVLAALCAKHSVDLIAIGNGTASRETDKLAAELIKKYPAMKMTKVMVSEAGASVYSASELASKEFPDLDVSIRGAVSIARRLQDPLAELVKIDPKSIGVGQYQHDVSQLKLARGLDAVVEDCVNAVGVDVNTASVALLARISGLNATLAQNIVTHRDEHGAFKTRAALKKVPRLGEKTFEQAAGFLRVMNGDNPLDSSAVHPEAYPLVQRIAAQTDRDIRSLIGDAAFLKRLDPKKFTDETFGLPTVTDILQELEKPGRDPRPEFKTAEFQDGVEDLKDLQPGMILEGVVTNVTNFGAFVDIGVHQDGLVHISALSEKFIKDPREAVKAGDVVKVKVMEVDIPRKRVGLSMRMSDTPGEKVDGARGARPGSTPRQSQNTAPRKETATAAPTNNAMASLFANAKQLKKR, from the coding sequence ATGGACAGCATCAACAGCCGCATCGCCGAGGAACTCGGCGTACGCCCACAACAGGTCGAAGCGGCCGTCGCGCTACTCGATGAAGGTTCGACGGTACCTTTCATCGCCCGTTACCGGAAAGAAGTGACCGGCAGCCTCGATGACACGCAATTGCGGCATCTGGAAGAGCGCCTGCGCTACCTGCGAGAACTCGACGAACGGCGCATCAGCATCCTGGCCAGCATTCAGGAACAGGGCAAGCTGACCCCGCAGCTCGAGCGCGACATCAAGCTGGCAGACACCAAGACCCGTCTCGAAGACTTGTACCTGCCCTACAAGCAAAAACGCCGGACCAAGGGCCAGATCGCCCTGGAAGCCGGGCTCGGCGACCTGGCCGACGGCCTGTTCAACGATCCGACCCTGGCGCCGGAAACCGAAGCCGCACGTTTCGTCAACGCCGAAAAGGGCGTGGCCGACATCAAGGCCGCGTTGGAAGGCGCCAAGTACATTCTCATGGAGCGTTTCGCCGAAGACGCCAACCTGCTGGAAAAACTGCGCAACTTCCTCAAGCAGGAAGCCATCCTCAGCGCCCGCGTGATCGCCGGCAAGGAAGAGGAAGGCGCCAAGTTCCGCGACTACTTCGAACACGACGAACCCCTCAAGAGCATGCCGTCTCACCGCGCCCTGGCGATTTTCCGTGGCCGCAACGAAGGCATTCTCAGCTCCGCGCTGAAGGTCGGTGAAGAACTGCCAGGTACCATGCACCCGTGCGAAGGCATGATCGGCCAGCAGTTCGGCATCCAGAACCAGAACCGCCCCGCCGACAAATGGCTGGCCGAAGTGGTGCGCTGGACTTGGAAGGTCAAGCTCTACACCCATCTGGAAACCGACCTGCTGGGCGAGTTGCGCGACGGCGCCGAGACCGAGGCGATCAACGTATTCGCCCACAATCTGCACGACCTGCTCCTGGCCGCGCCGGCCGGCCCGCGTGCCACCCTGGGCCTCGACCCGGGCCTGCGTACCGGTTGCAAGGTGGCGGTGGTGGATTCCACCGGCAAGCTGCTGGACCACGCCACGGTCTATCCGCACGTGCCGCACAACAAGTGGGACCAGACCCTCGCCGTACTGGCCGCCCTGTGCGCCAAGCATTCGGTGGACCTGATCGCCATCGGCAACGGCACCGCCAGCCGCGAGACCGACAAGCTGGCCGCCGAGCTGATCAAGAAATACCCAGCCATGAAGATGACCAAGGTCATGGTTTCCGAGGCCGGCGCTTCGGTCTATTCCGCATCGGAACTGGCTTCCAAGGAATTCCCGGACCTGGACGTATCGATTCGTGGCGCGGTGTCGATTGCCCGTCGCTTGCAAGATCCACTGGCGGAACTGGTGAAGATCGACCCGAAATCCATCGGCGTCGGCCAATACCAGCATGACGTTTCCCAGTTGAAGCTGGCCCGTGGCCTGGACGCGGTGGTGGAAGACTGCGTGAACGCCGTGGGCGTGGACGTGAACACCGCTTCGGTGGCGCTGCTGGCGCGGATCTCCGGCCTGAACGCCACGCTGGCGCAGAACATCGTCACCCACCGCGACGAGCACGGTGCGTTCAAGACCCGCGCCGCGTTGAAGAAAGTCCCACGGCTGGGTGAAAAAACCTTCGAGCAGGCTGCCGGCTTCCTCCGGGTCATGAACGGCGACAATCCGCTGGATTCGTCGGCCGTCCACCCCGAAGCCTATCCGCTGGTACAACGCATCGCCGCCCAGACCGACCGCGACATACGCTCGCTGATCGGCGACGCCGCGTTCCTCAAACGCCTGGATCCGAAAAAATTCACCGACGAAACCTTCGGCCTGCCCACCGTGACGGACATTCTCCAGGAACTGGAGAAACCGGGCCGCGACCCGCGTCCCGAGTTCAAGACCGCCGAGTTCCAGGACGGCGTCGAGGACCTCAAGGACCTGCAGCCAGGCATGATCCTCGAAGGCGTCGTGACCAACGTTACCAACTTCGGTGCCTTCGTCGACATCGGCGTGCACCAGGACGGGCTTGTGCACATTTCGGCATTGTCCGAGAAGTTCATCAAGGACCCGCGCGAAGCGGTGAAGGCCGGTGACGTGGTGAAAGTGAAGGTCATGGAAGTCGACATTCCGCGCAAACGCGTCGGCCTGTCGATGCGCATGAGCGACACACCGGGCGAGAAAGTCGACGGTGCCCGCGGCGCTCGCCCCGGCTCGACCCCGCGTCAATCGCAGAACACCGCGCCGCGCAAGGAAACCGCCACCGCAGCGCCGACGAACAATGCCATGGCCTCGTTGTTCGCCAACGCCAAGCAATTGAAGAAACGCTGA
- a CDS encoding PaaI family thioesterase codes for MDVPAGLVESAFFKLLGCRLHSLGDGMAQVALGLEPPLRNRGNKLHGGALFSLVDIAMGLACSSVHGFDQQSATIECKINYIRAVSDGEVLCTARVIHPGRRTLVVEADVMQGDKLVAKAQGTFAVL; via the coding sequence ATGGACGTGCCGGCCGGGTTGGTGGAGAGCGCGTTTTTCAAGTTGCTCGGCTGCCGTCTGCACAGCCTTGGGGACGGGATGGCGCAAGTCGCCCTGGGCCTTGAGCCGCCGTTGCGCAATCGGGGCAACAAGCTGCACGGCGGAGCATTGTTCAGTCTGGTGGACATCGCCATGGGGCTGGCGTGTTCCAGCGTCCACGGTTTTGACCAGCAGAGCGCGACCATCGAATGCAAGATCAACTACATTCGCGCCGTGTCCGACGGTGAAGTGTTGTGCACCGCCCGGGTCATCCATCCGGGCCGGCGCACGCTGGTGGTTGAGGCCGATGTGATGCAAGGCGACAAACTGGTCGCAAAAGCGCAAGGCACGTTCGCTGTCCTATAG
- the gshA gene encoding glutamate--cysteine ligase — protein MSDLLNRRLALLGERANLSLLEQCLHGIERECLRVTDNGRLAQTPHPEALGSALTNEQITTDYSESLLEFITPALANPADTLRSLDKIHRFAYSKLGDEYLWSPSMPCPLPAEEDIPIAYYGTSNIGRLKYVYRKGLALRYGKTMQCIAGIHYNFSLPEKLWPLLRQSEAAEGSDRDFQSSAYIALIRNFRRYSWLLMYLFGASPALDAGFLRGRPHQLEQLGPDTLYLPYATSLRMSDLGYQSNAQAGLTPCYNDLESYTDSLRKAVATPYAPYVEVGTHQNGEWVQLNTNILQIENEYYSNIRPKRVTYTGERPIQALMARGIQYVEVRCLDINPFLPMGIDLTESRFLDAFLLYCGLNDSPQLENNECGNATSNFLTVVKEGRKPGLQLQRQGQPVDMQAWAVELLEKIAPLASLLDQSQGGDAHRQALDAQLAKVRDPSLTPSAQVLAAMAEHQESFAQFSLRQSKVHAEFFRAEPLPVQEQQAFEATARESLVQQAELEQNEVGDFDVFVGSYQASILAISN, from the coding sequence TTGAGCGACCTTTTAAACCGCCGCCTGGCCCTGCTTGGCGAGCGCGCCAACCTCTCCCTGCTTGAGCAATGCCTGCACGGCATCGAGCGTGAATGCCTGCGCGTCACGGACAATGGGCGCCTGGCCCAGACCCCGCATCCCGAGGCCCTGGGTTCGGCGTTGACCAACGAACAGATCACCACCGATTACTCCGAGTCGCTGTTGGAGTTCATCACGCCGGCCCTCGCCAACCCGGCCGACACCTTGCGCAGCCTGGACAAGATCCACCGCTTTGCCTATAGCAAACTGGGCGACGAATACCTGTGGAGTCCTTCGATGCCGTGCCCTTTGCCGGCCGAAGAGGACATCCCGATTGCGTACTATGGCACCTCGAATATCGGTCGGCTCAAGTACGTCTACCGCAAGGGCCTGGCGCTGCGCTATGGCAAGACCATGCAATGCATCGCCGGGATCCACTACAACTTTTCCCTGCCGGAAAAGCTCTGGCCGCTGCTCCGCCAGAGCGAAGCCGCCGAAGGAAGCGACCGGGACTTCCAGTCTTCAGCCTATATCGCGCTGATCCGAAATTTCCGCCGCTACAGCTGGCTGCTGATGTACCTGTTCGGTGCTTCGCCGGCGCTGGACGCCGGTTTCCTGCGAGGTCGCCCGCACCAGCTGGAACAACTGGGCCCAGACACGTTGTACCTGCCTTATGCCACCAGCCTGCGCATGAGCGACCTGGGTTACCAGAGCAACGCCCAGGCCGGCCTCACACCGTGCTACAACGATCTGGAGAGCTACACCGACAGCCTGCGCAAAGCGGTGGCGACGCCCTATGCGCCTTACGTCGAAGTCGGCACCCACCAGAACGGCGAGTGGGTGCAGCTCAACACGAACATTCTGCAGATCGAAAACGAGTACTACTCCAATATCCGCCCCAAGCGCGTGACCTACACCGGCGAGCGCCCGATCCAGGCATTGATGGCCCGGGGCATCCAGTATGTCGAAGTGCGGTGCCTGGACATCAACCCGTTCCTGCCGATGGGCATCGACCTCACCGAGTCGCGATTCCTCGACGCATTCCTGCTGTATTGCGGCCTCAATGACAGCCCGCAACTGGAGAACAACGAGTGCGGCAACGCGACGAGCAACTTCCTCACCGTGGTCAAGGAAGGCCGCAAGCCTGGCCTGCAATTGCAGCGACAGGGTCAGCCGGTGGACATGCAAGCCTGGGCCGTCGAACTACTGGAAAAAATCGCGCCGCTGGCCTCGCTGCTTGATCAGAGCCAGGGCGGCGACGCTCACCGCCAGGCATTGGACGCACAATTGGCGAAGGTCCGGGACCCGTCCCTGACCCCTTCTGCCCAGGTGCTGGCCGCCATGGCCGAACATCAGGAAAGCTTCGCCCAGTTCTCCCTGCGCCAAAGCAAGGTCCACGCTGAATTCTTCCGTGCCGAACCGCTGCCTGTCCAAGAGCAGCAAGCATTCGAAGCAACCGCCCGCGAATCCCTGGTTCAACAAGCAGAACTGGAGCAGAACGAGGTGGGGGATTTCGACGTGTTCGTGGGCTCGTATCAGGCGAGCATCCTGGCGATCAGTAACTGA
- the tauA gene encoding taurine ABC transporter substrate-binding protein, which yields MTFSFPLRLLAAASLAVTSLLTQAADLTVAYQTTVDPAKVAQADGAYEKATQAKIDWRKFDNGADVITAIASGDVQIGYLGSSPLTAAITRKVPVETFLIATQIGAAEALVARDGSGIKTPQDLIGKKIAVPFVSTGHYSLLAALKHWNIDPSKVTILNLAPPAIIAAWKRGDIDATYVWDPALGVAKENGKVLITSAELAKFGAPTFDAWIVRKDFAQKHPEIVTAFAKVTLDAYAQYRKDPQAWLADASNIDKLVKLSGAKASDIPLLLQGNVFPLAADQVVSLGAPTTKAITDTAVFLKEQGKVEAVLPDYAPFVSAKYITQ from the coding sequence ATGACGTTCAGTTTTCCCCTTCGCCTTCTCGCGGCCGCCTCCCTGGCCGTCACGAGTCTATTGACCCAGGCAGCCGACCTGACCGTCGCCTACCAGACCACCGTCGACCCGGCCAAAGTCGCCCAGGCCGACGGCGCCTATGAAAAAGCCACCCAAGCCAAGATCGACTGGCGCAAGTTCGACAACGGCGCCGACGTCATCACCGCCATCGCCTCGGGCGACGTGCAGATCGGTTACCTCGGTTCCAGCCCGCTGACCGCGGCCATCACCCGCAAGGTCCCGGTGGAAACCTTCCTCATCGCCACCCAGATTGGCGCCGCCGAAGCCCTGGTGGCCCGCGACGGTTCCGGGATCAAGACGCCCCAAGACCTGATCGGCAAGAAAATCGCCGTGCCGTTCGTTTCCACCGGCCATTACAGCCTGCTCGCCGCGTTGAAGCATTGGAACATCGACCCATCGAAAGTCACCATCCTCAACCTGGCACCACCGGCCATCATCGCCGCCTGGAAGCGCGGCGACATCGACGCCACCTACGTCTGGGACCCGGCGTTGGGCGTGGCCAAGGAAAACGGCAAGGTGCTGATCACTTCCGCAGAGCTGGCCAAGTTCGGTGCGCCAACCTTCGACGCCTGGATCGTGCGCAAGGACTTTGCCCAGAAGCATCCTGAAATCGTCACCGCCTTCGCCAAAGTCACCCTGGATGCCTACGCTCAGTACCGCAAGGACCCGCAAGCCTGGCTGGCCGATGCATCCAACATCGACAAACTGGTGAAGCTCTCCGGTGCCAAAGCCAGCGATATCCCGCTGTTGCTGCAAGGCAACGTCTTTCCCCTGGCAGCCGATCAGGTCGTGAGCCTCGGCGCTCCGACAACCAAAGCCATCACCGACACCGCAGTCTTCCTCAAGGAACAAGGCAAGGTCGAAGCCGTGCTGCCGGACTACGCGCCTTTCGTCAGCGCCAAATACATCACTCAGTGA